CTTCCTATCCTGGCGTTGAGGGTGTTTTCAATCCTCTGCAAATCATCAGAAATCGGAGAATCAGAAAAAAGCAAGGAATATCTCTACGTAAAGGTGATTTGGCCCGAATCAAGCTACCCTCACAGATGTTTAGTCGACACAAGAAGCCTCGATTGATCTGGCAAATCAATTCATATGAATATTCAGGTGATATTGATTGGCGAGACAGTCATTGGGGTCAACTGGTCGACTCCAATGGTGAATTATGGTTTCCCGAGACTCCTAAAGGTGGTAAAAATCTATATTCGGGATTTGATGGTGAATCGCcggaagatgatgatctcGAACGCAAAGGATCTGTTCCTAGAACAAGTGAAAGCTCTGCCTCCATGGCGCGTCATGAGCAATATATAAAGGCTCCTGCTGCTATTGCTCCATTGGcagcttctccttcatctgtCAGAGCCCATCTATGGAGTATTGGAAGTGATCATTCTTCCACTCTTTTTCCACCGCATCACTTACAGGGCCTATCACAATCTCAGAGTGCTGATAGTGCTCCTGGTGCCCGACTCGATCCGTCCGCTACTCCACCTGTATCCAGTAAATCTTCGTCACCTTACAGTCTAAGTAACAATAGCTCTATGCTTCAAGTATCAGCAATCACTTACTCGACTCCGGAAGAACAAGTGCAGTCAATCAATCGTCTCAAATACAAGCTTAGACTCTCAAGATTGAAGATAGATAACGCGGAATGTGATTTTGGCTCCATAATCTCTGATAATACCCAAGCTTTCAACTCCAAATTAGAAGAATTCGAACGATGTCAGGTGGAAAATGAATGCCAGTCTAGAAAACTTGGTGATAAGATCGAAGAAATCGATGCTGCCATAGAAAAGTTGTCTGTATTCAACAATCAGAAATCCactcaaattgaagagtcttTGGGCTACTGCGATCGAACGAATGGTGTCATCAATACCTCAGTTACTCTGAAGATAAGGGATTTGGGTGAGAGAATTGATAGACTTTCGGCTAATCACAATAATACACTAATGAATCTATTCTACAATCTAGTAGAGTGTGGTATAGTGTTTTTGCTTTGGTGTATATGGATGATTGTAGAAGTGTGGAGGTTTGCTAGAGGAATAGTAAAattcctcatcaaatttttGGCATGGATAGTTCTTTAGTTGGATTTATATTTAATAAATAGCATTAATTAATGAAAAGGAATTAGTCTAATATTATATTGATGCTTAAGCTCTCTGAGTGTAAGGTTCACGGTTAGTCCCCTTTTGTTCTCTTGTTTAAGTCAGACAACTCAGGGTGtaccaaaaagaaaatgtaGTAGAATAGTAGGGTGTGTGCAAGAAACCCCTCACAGAAACAAGTGTTGCGAGCTTAGCTCAGTCGGGAGAGCGTCAGACTGAAGATCTGAAGGTCCCGAGTTCAATCCTCGGAGATCGCATTTTTTTacttcaatttttcactgTTTTCTTATGATCACTTGTTGTACATAGATTAAGACCAGTATTCAGACAAAAGACAATGGAAGTGACATTTCTAAGCCGTAGGTTGGCCAGGTTTTCTGTTAAAGGAATAGCCAGCAAGTCTCAAACAATTCGGCATTTCTGTCGGTCTATTACTcatagagaagaatcagatCTAGAGGTGAACCTGACTACTCCTATGATGAACAGTCGATTTCTAAATGAATCGCAGGTGAGGTCAAACGTGCAAGAAGACACAGTTATAGAGAGATTGCTCGATATCAGTCCTCCGGAGGGGGAATTGGTGACAAAATCAAAGTACCCATACGCAGAAATGGCAGATCGGCCATGGCGAGCATATCTACCCGAAGTACCCCGGGCAGCTACAGCTGCCTCCATCAACGACTATATAGGAAAGCTAACATCCTACAGGTATCACCCATCTGTTTATGGGGTGATCGGAGAAtcgttgatgaagatagttGAAGCTACACCAGAGGTTCTCACTAAACAGTCGTACTTGAACATTGTGAGCCACTTCCACTTCATGGTGCAGGATCGTAAGGGGTTTGACGTTCTTGATAAGATGGCTGAAGCTACTCAGATACAGCAGGATATAGACTTTGATAACGCCTTACTCTCCTATGCAAATTGCGTTACCGACTATCGTCCTCGAATCACACGACTCGAAAAGTTGAGGGACCATCATGTCATGGCCAATAATAACACCTGGTACTACGTTTTCCGGATGTTTAGAAGAACTGATCCGAAGTTGCAGCTTCTCAAGTTGATGGACGATCACGGAATCTCTCATCAGCCCATTCTTTATAGTGCCGTTCATTATCTATCGAAGACATATACTCCAGAGCAGCTTCTCGAGTACtatagaagagaaggtAAGACGGGTGTTAATATGACTGCATATTTGTTCAATCGATTGATTGGTACCTATTTGGGCTACAATAGGGTGGACGAGGCTTGGAACCTCGTTAAAAAGACCCATTTGGACCCTGAAAATACACTGCAAGTCAACGCAGGTACGTTTGGAGTTTTTAATCGCCATTTTGCTGATAGAGGGGAGCTATATAACTGCATAGCCTTCTCTGATCTCTTTTCCAAGACGTTTGGAATGAAAAGCCGCCAATTTTTGGCCAATGACCTACTAAATAAACAGTTACCTTATATTGACTTCTTCGACAACTGGTTCAATCTAGTCAATGTTTTGGTGGATATGTTGAGGAATAACACTCAAAACAAGAGCTTTATCAACAAAAAAACGCTACACAAATTGCAAGATTACGCCAAATTACACGGAAGAACGGACTTCGATCCACTACAATTCGATGACGAAGCACTATTACTCAGACATGAGTTATTTAGTAAGTTGAAGTGGGAGtgtgttgaagatgatggtCAACTTCCGTTatcattggaagagaacAGCGAGCAGTTTCAGAAAGCAGCAGGGTTAATATCTGCTCCTAGAAAAGGCTCTACAACTCATAATCCATCGGATTTCTTGTAGATATATAGTGAATATTAGTTATAGAGACACTTCACTTCTTACGCTTGACAGGCTCAGAAGACTGGCCAgctttcctctttttggCAACCGGTACCGTCTGTGCCGATTGTGTGGTATCTGTGGGTGAGTTGATATCGAGGCCAGAACGAATACCATCATACAGCTCGTTAATCTTGTTGCTAGGCAGATCTAGGCCACTTCCATCTAAATCAAACGATTGGGGCATCAATAGACCATTAAGATCGTCTTGATTGTTATCCAGGATATCCTCACTGGGCTTTCCTGACAATTTACTGATCCATTCGTTCATCTGTTTCAAAGTTCCTTGGTTTTTGTTGAGCTGACTATGTATATTACCCATTAATTCTTCAGGGTTCGatgagagagaagaactaCGGCCTCTACCGGGATTAGAGAGCTGTGCTGGTTGAACCGATTGAGCTGGTTGAGCAGGTTGGACTGATTGAGCTGGCTGGACCAGCTGAACTTGTTGGACCGGCTGAACTGGTTGTACCGGCTGAAGCAGCTGAACCGGCTGAACCGGCAGAACCGGCTGAACTTGCGAAGTCTCCTGAGGAAGATCAGATAAAGGACGATATTGAATTAGAGGCGTGGTGGGAAGTTCAGGGAAATAACCTCTTGGAGAATTAACCAGTTGAGGAGATTGACCGATATTCAACTGAGAATTAGGATAAGTGTCTAAATTTCTGTTCTCTGGACCCCTATGGATTTCTTGGATGTCCTGGATGTCCTGAATGTCCTGAATGCTTTGAAAAGGCGATTCCTCTGCAATAGCCGTACTGTGAGGGGTCCTTGAACTGGCTGCCAACGAAATAACGCTTCCAGAAGGATGCGGTGTATATGCCTTGTTGCTAATCATCAATCTATTTCCATTTGCAGCTGCTGTAGGTGATGCAGCcaggaaagaagaatcacCATAATGAtaatcaaagagattttgATTCTGAACAGCGGGAGAGTTCTTGGCAACAAAGTCAAGAGCATCtgcaccaccaccaccacttccAACGTTCATACTCTCCAAAAGCTTTGTACTGCTATTACCGTAGACAGTAGCCAAAAACCTTAGAATCTTCTCTAGAGTCTCCGATTGTGCTTTATGACGCTCACGAGCCAGATAATTCTCTTTCCAGAGCATCTCATTATCCTGCCGAACCCGACTGAGATCATCCTCAATCATCTTTTGGCTCTTACGCATTGCTTCCAGCTGAGCCAGAAGTGCGCtaatatcaatatcatcatcaccagaCTCTTTGGAAGGCTTATTTCGAACAATGTTGTCCAATAAATCCTCTCGACTCTCTACAAAGTTCGGGTTTTCGAACTGCCACACCTCATCTCCCTGAATTAACGATCCAGAGTTAATATCCTGAATCTTGTGCCAGCCATACATGTTTAACTGCCTCACAAAAGACGCAAAATTGTTGTGCTTGAAGTATTTGGGAAGAACATACTTCATAAAGCTCTCTCGATCACTAACCTGGAATGCCTTTCCATCTGGAATCCATCGAATATACTTCTTATTGGCCTTATCGTTCACCATATTCCATAATTTCATCACAAAGGCAGGCCGTTTCGACGAACTCAATCCAATCTTTTTACCTTTCGGCTTACGTAACGATATCATCTTGTTCAATTGTTCGTCGTCGTGCTTGTTATTGACGTAATACTCCTTTGGGGCAGTCATATCTATATGACTCTCGTGCTTGACCGTATCATCTGCCACTTTAGACAATGTATAACTATTACTAGCATCATTTCCATATATGGCTAATACAGATACATCTGGATTGAGCACCTTACTATTTGGAGTAGTTGTAATGGAACTGGGAGTCGTTATTGTTGGTTGTAATTGATTGTTGCTACTCAACAGAGAGTCAACAGCATCCATTTCAGGTATGTCCAAAAAAGGATCACCAGACCCGGTGGCATTCGCATTAGGTCCACTGGGTCCATCGGTTCCTCCACTTGCTTTCATATGATTCGCCATAAAAGATAAATCGGTGATATTAAAGATGGGGTCACACAGATCTCTTGAAATTCACACTTTCCACACTTCGGGAAGAAATAATGCAGCCAAATGAACAAGGTGTTAGAAGCCATACAACCAGTTTTTGTGTGCTCATgtgaaaaagtttgaaaGGAGAAATCCAAATAAGACTTCGcggtgtacggatgtacATTTGAAATATATACATGTCCTTTTAAGACTATATGAGTTTGGTCTGGGTTTCTCCTGCCTTCGCTATGATGTCAACGTTTACGTTAAGAATCTTGGCAGGATCCAAACTTAGTTTAATTCTTCTTAATAAATCTGTCTGAGGGTTTCCTTCAACTATCATTTTATCTGTCTGTGCAGTCTCCAGTAGATGACTTGTCGAGTAATAGCTGCACAATTTCTGTTTTAGAAGATCCCGTGATACTATAAGTGCACTGGAAGCTTTGGAATCTGCATCAGGCTTATCATTCCGGTTCAAATCAGGCTTATCCATCCGATTCGAATAGTAACTGCTCTGATATCCATCCAAATCCTTGATATCTATCTTAAACACCTTAAACCTATCACATCCCTTGTTAAATTTGCTTCCAAGTCTACTGTACTGATCTGCAGCAACCTTCAATACTGCAAACGTTTtatatccttcaaatctctCCTCCAATGTCCTGCATTTCGAACTATCAACGAATCCTatatttcctaattgggaaatccttttttgcGCGCTAAGTTCTTTCACTGTAGAATTGATGTCATCGATTGATTTAAACGCCAGAACCACTAATAAATCCTTAGATTGAGCAGATTTCATAAAAACGTTCATTCTAAGATTCGTGATTATTGCTGAAGAATTTTCGATGCTGGAAAGAAGCTCAAATAATTTATAGCCTTCACTATTTCTGTCCACAGTCATTTCGGTA
This region of Brettanomyces nanus chromosome 2, complete sequence genomic DNA includes:
- a CDS encoding uncharacterized protein (EggNog:ENOG41) translates to MAGVKTFKMFGSDLQLSKIETDDNSSTKMAEEVVEAHDGSHGLQNDLDEMVRNRSKLMGDLKIDQASYQRAVDSICGEEDGEDGEDGRTASPSASTSQVPLRVPPQVPSAPSSTSPSTSTSPSTSLLFNTSTAANAKAHLARMMMESYYNSLERYQNKIHNDKDGNPSYPGVEGVFNPLQIIRNRRIRKKQGISLRKGDLARIKLPSQMFSRHKKPRLIWQINSYEYSGDIDWRDSHWGQLVDSNGELWFPETPKGGKNLYSGFDGESPEDDDLERKGSVPRTSESSASMARHEQYIKAPAAIAPLAASPSSVRAHLWSIGSDHSSTLFPPHHLQGLSQSQSADSAPGARLDPSATPPVSSKSSSPYSLSNNSSMLQVSAITYSTPEEQVQSINRLKYKLRLSRLKIDNAECDFGSIISDNTQAFNSKLEEFERCQVENECQSRKLGDKIEEIDAAIEKLSVFNNQKSTQIEESLGYCDRTNGVINTSVTLKIRDLGERIDRLSANHNNTLMNLFYNLVECGIVFLLWCIWMIVEVWRFARGIVKFLIKFLAWIVL
- a CDS encoding uncharacterized protein (BUSCO:EOG0934221K); amino-acid sequence: MANHMKASGGTDGPSGPNANATGSGDPFLDIPEMDAVDSLLSSNNQLQPTITTPSSITTTPNSKVLNPDVSVLAIYGNDASNSYTLSKVADDTVKHESHIDMTAPKEYYVNNKHDDEQLNKMISLRKPKGKKIGLSSSKRPAFVMKLWNMVNDKANKKYIRWIPDGKAFQVSDRESFMKYVLPKYFKHNNFASFVRQLNMYGWHKIQDINSGSLIQGDEVWQFENPNFVESREDLLDNIVRNKPSKESGDDDIDISALLAQLEAMRKSQKMIEDDLSRVRQDNEMLWKENYLARERHKAQSETLEKILRFLATVYGNSSTKLLESMNVGSGGGGADALDFVAKNSPAVQNQNLFDYHYGDSSFLAASPTAAANGNRLMISNKAYTPHPSGSVISLAASSRTPHSTAIAEESPFQSIQDIQDIQDIQEIHRGPENRNLDTYPNSQLNIGQSPQLVNSPRGYFPELPTTPLIQYRPLSDLPQETSQVQPVLPVQPVQLLQPVQPVQPVQQVQLVQPAQSVQPAQPAQSVQPAQLSNPGRGRSSSLSSNPEELMGNIHSQLNKNQGTLKQMNEWISKLSGKPSEDILDNNQDDLNGLLMPQSFDLDGSGLDLPSNKINELYDGIRSGLDINSPTDTTQSAQTVPVAKKRKAGQSSEPVKRKK